A region of the Oncorhynchus gorbuscha isolate QuinsamMale2020 ecotype Even-year linkage group LG02, OgorEven_v1.0, whole genome shotgun sequence genome:
acctgtactgacctcgccttctggatgatagcgggatgaacaggcagtggttgctgtccttgatgatctttatggccttcctgtgacatcgggtggtgtaggtgtcctggagggcaggtagttttcccccggtgatgcgttgtgcagacctcactaccctctggagagcctcacGGTTGtgtgcggagcagttgccgtaccaggcggtgatacagccagacagggtgctctcgattgtgcatctgtaaaagtttgtgagtgcttttggtgacaagccgaaacAGATggttcgtcggatgtggcagggcttgaaaactattactgactacaaagggaagcacagctgcaaGCTGGCCAgtaacacgagcctaccagacaggataaaatacttctatgctcgcttcgtgACCACCAACACttaagcatgcatgagagcatcagctgttccagatgactgtgatcacgctctccgtagcagacgtgagtaagaccttttaaatAGGTCAAGATTCACAAGGCCGAAGGGGCAGATGGATTACcgggatgtgtactccgagcatgcactgatcaactggcaagtgtcttcactggcatgtttaacctgtccctgaccgggtctgtaataccaacatgtttcaagcagaccaccatagtccctgtgccaaagaacacCAAGGCAAccagcctaaatgactaccgatctgtagcactcacgtgtgtagccatgaagtgctttgaaaggctggtcatggctcacatcaacaccattatcccagaaaccctagacccgctccaatttgcatactgtcCCAACAGAACCACAGATGATgcgatctctattgcactccacactgctctttcccaaatggaaaaaaggaacacctacatttgaagttggaagtttacatacacttaggttggagtcattaaaactagtttctcaaccactccacaaatttgtgaacaaactatagttttggcaagtcggataggacatctactttgtgcatggcacaagtaattgttccaacaattgtttacagacagattatttaacttattcactgtatcacaattccagtgggtcagaagtttacatacataaagttgactgtgcctttaaacagcttgggaaattccagaaaattatgtcatggctttagaagcttctgattggctaattgacatcatttgagtcaattggaggtgtacctgtggatgtatttcaaggcctaccttcaaactcagtgcctctttgcttgacatcatgctTGACATCAGAAGAAAtcggccaagacctcagaaaaaagttatcctccacaagtctggttcatccttgggagcaatttccaagtaTAAacacatgggaccacgcagctgacataccgctcaggaaggagatgcgttctgtctcctagagatgaacgtactttggtgcgaaaagtgcaaatcaatcccagaacaacagcaaagaaccatgtgaagatgctggaggaaactggtacaaagtatctatatccacagtaaaactagtcctatatcgacataacctgaaaggccgctcagcaaggaagaagccaatgctccaaaaccaccataaaaaagccagactgcggtttgcaactgcacacggggacaaagatcatactttttggagaaatgtcctctggtctgatgaaacaaaaatagaactgtttggccataatgactgttgttttgtttggagaataaagggggatgcttgcaagccgaagaacaccctcTCAACcgggaagcacgggggtggcagcatcatgttgtgggggtgctttgctgcgggagggactggtgcacttcacaaaatagatggcttcatgagggaggaaaattatgtggatatattgaagcttgtggaaggctacctgtaacgtttgacccaagataaacaatttaaaggcaatgctaccaaatactaattgaatgtatgtaaacttctgacccactgggaatgtgatgaaagaaagaaatgctgaaataaatcattctactattattctgacatttcacattcttaaaataaagtggtgatcctaactgatctaagacagggaatttttactaggattaaatgtcaggaatgtttttaaacggagtttaaatgtatttggctaaggtgtatgtaaacttcagacttcaactgtatgtgagaatgctgctcattgactacagctcagctttgaACACCATAGTGTCCACGACGCTCATCACtttgctaaggaccctgggactaaacacctctctctgcaactttGCCcgaagacacaacagtggtaggcctgatgagACAgactataaggaggaggtcagagcccttgcagtgtggtgccaggataacaacctctccctcaatgtgatcaagacaaaggagatgattgtggactacaggaaaaggaggaccgagcatgcccccattgtCATTGACTGGGCTGTAGtaaagcaggttgagagcttcaagttcctcggtgtgtccacatcacaaaaaaaaaacaattaaaaaaatTGTCGGACTCAGTCATTGTCAGACCCAGTCACCCAAataatagactgttatctctatctcacggcaagcggtaccaaagcgccaagtctaggaccaaaaggcttttggtcctagacttggcgctttggtaccagcttctacccccaagccataagactgctggacaattaatcaaatggccacctggactatttacattgtctcccctctcccacccccatctatatgctgctgctactctgtttattatctatgcattgtcacgtctacctacatgtacatattacctcatttACCTCTACTAACCTGTGAtctcgcacattgactctgtaccggtaccccctatatatagcctcgctactgttattttgttgttctttaattattttattttttatctatttttttacttcagtttattttagtaaatacttttcTTAATAATTATTTTTCTTAGctgcattattggttaagggtgtgtaagtaagcatttcactgtaaggtctactacacctgttgtattcggcacatgtgacaactACAATTTGATTTTAAATGAATGTAAATCTGTGGGCGTTAAGGCACACTGCCAATTTTCCATGGTGTTAGGTGAACTCTGGTATCAACTTATTCTCCATACAGACAGAAACAAAATGCTAAACAGCAACCACTGCTAACTTTGCATAAGGGCTGTTTGCATATCACTAGTAAAAAGGAACGAAAGAGCAAGAAGCCCCACCCTACCATAGAGCGGGTAGGGGAAAAGGGTGCAGTCGTCAGGAAGCAAAAGTACAGGACAGGTAAAGACAAGTCAGCTACTTGTTGCAGATTTCATGACCTCTGAATTCAGAAACACTATTGCAACCGACTAGCCTTTTCTCCTCTGATATTCTATGTTTGGAATTCCCAACATGTAGCTACCAGACTGTACAAGTCTGATCTAATGGAGGCCAGTGAACATCCACGTTAATAAGAATGTACTCTCCTGTCATTTTTAACACACCTGCTGTCTTCTTAGATACAACCTCCTGTTTTTTGTCTCTGGAGGAGGGAAGTTCAACTACCAAGGCACCAAGAGATGGCTGGAGGACAACCTGGATCATACAGGTACACTAAGCTCAGAAGGCTATAGACTCAGTTACTGGACAGGTATTATGACTGCCACAGTGGGACACTGTAGAGAAGACCTGTGGAGTACACACTGCAAATGAATGGAAATGAAACGTGATACCGGCAACAATTCTTGTTAAATTGTGGTCCTGCATGCAAAACAATGGGCGTACATGAGTTATGGAAATTCATATTGCAGTTTAAACCGTTTCTCTTTTCCTctatcctttcctccctctctctctgcagactcCAGTCTGCTTCAGGACAACGTGGCGTTTGTGCTGTGTCTGGACACCCTGGGGAACGGGGACAGTCTGCACCTCCATGTGTCCAAACCCCCTAAAGAAGGCACCACCCAGTACGCCCTGCTCAAAGAGCTGGAGACTGTAAGGACCACGACGAAATACTCACCACACAGTTTTTTAGTATTGAAATTCATATgatacacactactgatacaaACTAACATGTATTGACCACATATAACACATCCCTACTGTTCTCATTAGGTCAAGTtctcctgacctctaacctcctcTGTGTTCTTCTCAGGTGGCATCCAGCCAGTACCCAGAGGTCAAGTTCTCCATGGTGCACAAGAAGATCAACCTGGCAGACGACACGCTGGCGTGGGAACACGAGCGATTCGGGATCCGCCGGTTGCCGGCCTTCACCCTGTCCCACCTCAACAGCCACCGTGAGGCACAGCGCTCCAGCATCATGGACGTGCGGTCAGTGTCCCCCTCTTCTCGCCACGGAGTGGGAGAGCCCCCTGCTGGGTGGGTTTATTACTGCAGTCCGACCAAGCATCCAACCTCCTGTCGCCCACAACTGTCttgctacacccccccccccccccccccccccattctgccCTGCTGATCCCAAACCACACCACAAGCCCCAACCCCTGCCTAGGCCCAGCTCACCTAACACACCTTTTTCAAATAATAATCAACTGCTCAATAGGATCAATTGAATCCGGTGTGTAAGTGCTGGGctagaacaaaagcctgcacacttTAGCCTGCACACATTGCTGCCCTCCAGGACCGTATTGCCCACACCCCTGCCTTTGGGACCGTAGATGTGGGACTTGTAGAAATCTGATTTCACAGGAAGGTGGAGCTATTGGTCTCTGAGATGCTTGACTGATACGAATACTGTGTTAGTTTTACTGTTAGCGGTACCTCCAGGAGGATGGAACATAGCTTGTCAGTGGAATAGAAAAGGTTAAGAAACACTGGGCTACTGGGTTGATTTTGGATTGGACACCTTCATCCCGCTGTAGGGCACAGTCTGTCCTCCCAACCTCATCACtgccatctcccctcctcccagcCCAGTGGACTGTCTGCTCCCCTTCCATTCTCCTCCATTAGTTTTTTTTCTTAGTTGAGCTGCTCCTGATTGCTGGTTAATTTAACTGTGAATTACTGTTACAGACCGTATGTGGATCTGAGAAAGCTCAGCAGGAACACAAAGCTGATTGCAGAGTCACTGGCGAGAGTAATCTACAACCTCACAGAGAAGGTAAAGATATGTACAATCTAGGATGTTTCATTATTCAAAGCCATATAATGAAAGTCAATATTTTTCATGTTGCTTTTGATATTTAAGTTGACCTTTTGAACTCTACAGCAGGTttgacctttctctctctctcgtgtgtgtgtgtgtgtgtgtgtgtgtgtgtgtgtgtgtgtgtgtgtgtgtgtgtgtgtgtgtgtgtgtgtgtgtgtgtgtgtgtgtgtgtgtgtgtgtgtgtgtgtgtgtgtgtgtgtgtgtgtgtgtgtgtgtgtgtgtgtgtgtgtgtgtgtgtgtgtgtccaggatgCTCCAGGAGACCTGCAGATCTTCACTGAACAAATGGTGAGTGGTTGAATGTGACtgtaccctgctgtctcctcccaTTCAGGCTGTCTCTGATGTGACCTTTACCAAGCGTCTTTGAAGGCTGCTCTACACACCAGGTCTCTTAGGCTAGTTTGTGTGGTTAGTTTTGTCATAGCATGGATCGTTAAAGTCAGGGTCACGATGTGTGTGTCTTAACAAGACAAGTGTGTATCAAGGTGTGTACTATAAGACCACTGATGATGAGTGTgcgactgtgtgtttgtgtccatgtGTGTCCAGCAGGTGCAGGAGGAGCAGCTGTCGTCAGTGGTGGACTGGCTGACAGCCCAGCCGCGGGCTGCCCAGCTGGTGGACAAGGACAGCAGCGTGGTCAGCACCCTGGAGTACCACCTAGGACACTACCTGAAGGACGTCCGCAGGCACTACGTCAAGGCTGACAAGAGGTGACCAGTCACTGACCACAGTACTACTGCTAATACAAGGTGTCGCTGGTCCTCTAGACTGGTCACCGCTAGTGGTTCTGCCGTGTATGCCTTGGGAGGAATCACAAAGCCACTAAGACCGCTCGTAgtgaatgtcatggatatattggaattagtggatatatggagacttaaataccctgacctagtgagatatacatggcagaggcttaatcaagctagtcgccTTGACTACTTTCTTATACCATTCTCTGTGGCACTAAAAGTTCAAAAAGTGTTGATCggggacagaatgcggtcggatcatcacataattggcatatatatattactcttacagaatttccacgtgggtgaggatattggaaatttaatcaaagcctactagATGATAAATTGTTTAGAACTAGTTAGAACTAGTCAGTTATAACTGACTTTTTcagacataacataggtacagcagatacCCTTactgtatgggacacttttaaatgtgcctttagaggcaatgcaattcagtactcatctataaaacagcagcaatttagatcaaaagagtccatattaacaaaggaaattgaaggactaacagtacagttagatagcaataaaatACGGTActatagaggcacagaataagttagaggaaaaacaaatggaggaacttattcaagaaagatctaGTGTAATACATTGTAAAAATCaagcgaactggatggaatatgggggaaaatgcaccaaattctttttcaatcttcaatatagaaatgctaccaaaaaaatgtattaaaacttgttacaaatgacgGAGGCACGCATGAAtcaccaaattatattttgaaagaggaagtaaagtactttaagaatatgttttcatttcagactcctccatctccactaactgaaactaattatatggatttttttcctaataataatgtaaaattaacatctgtacagaaagactcatgtgaagatcaaattacagaggaggaactgctTGAGGCAATTGGGGCCTTTAAggatgggaaaactccagggctgtatggcatactttttttttttgtatacTCAAAGGACCATTATTGGCTtattttaaccactcctatataaatggtagattatcagacacgcaacaagaaggtctgatatcattattactgaaacaggaaccaagtggtgtatatataaagatccagtccatttaaaaaaattggagacctcttacacttcagtgttgtgatgcatacaaaaatcctagcaaaatgcttggcacatagaatttaaaaagtattgtcagatattattcatcctaatcagacaggttttttacatggacgatacattggagataatataagacaagtactggaaacaatagaacactatgaaatatcagggaaaccaggcctggttgtcatagctgattttgaaaaggcttttgataaagtacgactggagtttatatataaatgcctagaatatttcaattttggggaatctcttataaaatgggttaaggttatgtatagtaactctaggtgtaaaatagtaaataatggctacatctcagaaagttttcaactatctagaggagtaaaacaagtccactatcggcatatctatttattattgccatcgaaatgttagctgcaaagattagatcaaacaataatattaagggattagaaatccatggcttaaaaactaaggtgtcattgtacgctgatgattcatgttttcttttaaaaccacaattagaatctctccacggcctcttagaggatctagatttgtaagtcgctctggataagagcgtctgctaaatgacttaaatgtaaatgtagatacttttgctatcctctctggattaaaaccaaattatgataaatgtaccatattacgtattggatcactaaaaaatgcacattttacattaccatgtagtttaccaattaaatggtctgacggagatgtggacatactcggtatacaaatcccaaaagaaagaaatTTATCTCACTCCAATAaatttttatagaaagttagcaaaaatagataagatcttgctaccatggaaaggaaaatacctgtctatttgtggaaaaatcaccctgaatAACTCCTTATTTATATCACAGTGTACCTATTTGTTTATGGTTTTGCCTACTCCTAGTGATCTGCTTTTTAAATAATATAaacaaaaaatattacattttatttgGTACGGCAAACCAGataaaattaaaagggcctatttatataacgaatatgaattCGGTGGGCAGAAATTATTAAATATGAAAGCATTAGAcatctcactaaaggcatcagtcatacaaaggTTAaccttaaatccaaactggttctctagtcaATTGGTATGAATGTCTCATCCTATATTCAGGAAgggccttttcccctttattcagattacacctgctcactttcggttgtgtgaaaaggaaataatctccaaaatatcttttattttttaaacaagccttagaaagttggttgcaatttcagtttaatccacctgaaaggaCGGAACAAATATTGTGGTGaaattcaaatatactaattgataaaaAGACTGTATTTAtcgaagaagaaaaaaagaaaaaaaaggtataattttagtgaatgatatcataaataggactggtggagttatgtcacacatgcagctaacacagacatatagaaatgtctgctctacccaaaattacaaccaattaattgcagcattcccacaaaaatggaagaggcaagtagaagggggGAAAAgtatgtcggccctgtattaaagaacataaatggttaaagaaaagtgtgataaataaaaacatataccaatttcatttaaggaccaaaaaactgacagctgtgccatataaattgcaaaatagttgggaagagattttcgatgtacccatgccatggcacatggtttatgaattgatacgcaaaacaaTGCCGGATTTAAAACTTAAAAATTTTCAATataaattactatacaaaattcttgcaactaatagaatgttatatatatgggggatacgatcttcccagctctgcagattctgctgtgaggaggcagagtcattagatcatttattttggtattgtccatatgtagctcatttttggtcacatgtccaggaatggctgaagaattgcaacatttacctagaactaacactacagatagcaatactgggtgatttgaaaagccatagtcaatcaatcaataatataataattattttagcaaaaaaatatattttttaaatttacaatctgtagaagctatgataATAGGAAGGTTCAATTATTTTGTGAAGCATCAacctcgagctgttttgcaaggaggaatggggaaaaaattcagtctctcgatgtgcaaaactgatagagacataccccaagcgacttacagctgtaatcgcagcaaaaggtggcgctacaaagtattaacaaagtattaacttaagggggatgaataattttgcactcccaatttttcagtttttgatttgttaaaaaagtttgaaatatccaataaatgtcgttccacttcatgattgtgtcccacttgttgttgtttcttcacaaaaaaaatacagttttatatctttatgtttgaagcctgaaatttggcaaaaggtcgcaaagttcaagggggccgaatactttcgcaaggcactgtatgtgtatatatatgcatgcgtgtatggatatatatatttacccaaaaaatatgggggattggaaatgatgcagacaattacattggaagcaacattctttccgcaatattaagctgatccaccctctaaaaataaaaaaagaccgCTCGTAGTGTTCAAAACTGTGacagaaccactcctttactTGTGTTGTAGAAGACTATTTGTATGGAATAAATTGTCTGGGACGGATGGGATTTTAATGAGAGTTGTACACTTTCTAtttactgttgtttattgatcCAATGACCTTATGAAAGTTAATGGTTGAAGTTTCAGTGACAGATGTcatctgtattctccctctcagAGACCCAGAGTTTGTCTTCTATGATCAGCTCAAACAGACCATGAATGCTTACAGGTAGGTGATAGCTGCCCACTCTATTTAGCCCTCACAGTGCTGTTCTTTAGTGCAATAGAGCGATAGCTTATTGATTTTTCATTTCAAACCTCTTCAGCTTGCTTTTGTGTCACATTTTCCTAACAGGGTGAAACCAGCCATCTTTGACCTGCTTCTGGCGGTCTGCATCGCAGCTTACCTCGGAGTGATATATCTGGCCATTCAGGTATGTATTGATCCAACATCGCCATTCTGATGGTCACTAATATTATTTTGATGTATGGTCATTTGTTTGACCTAGCCTCCCTCTGTAACTCCTAACCAGGTCATTGTTGTAAATCAGATGACTGCCGTCTTCTCAGCCGGCTTACCTTGTTATTTAGGGGTTAATAATGTTTctcgcttttctctctcttcagcaCTTTGGAGTTCTCTACAGTGTGGTGCGCAGAATCACAGCACCCAAGACCAAGCAGCATTAAGCCCCTCCCCTTACTATCCTCCAGAcgcctcctctcctcacagcgACAACGAGTTCTAGCCAATAACAAAACGGGGGCGGACCAAGCAGCTCTTATGATATAAAAACATTTTACCACCCAATATATTGCCTTTTTCCCTCTTTGGAAATGAAACATGTTGAATCATTTCTCTCTGCCAAGTTTAGCCATTTAGTCGGTTCCTTTAGTCTTCCTGTCCTCCTGAAAACAGATGTCAAACGTTACCACCTCGTAAGCCCAGTCCCACATTAACCGCTATTTCCCCCATGATCTGAGACAATTCGATAGGTGTCAATATGGTAATAGCATCACCTGGCTCTTTGATTGGCTAAGTGCGATTTTCACCAGCTTATACCCAACCAATCCTTTCCGTTCTACACATGCATACGTAGGGAGGGACTAGGGGTTGATGTGGGATTGGGCATTTCTAAATCCACGACTCACTCAGTGCCCTATAGTGTGAATTTTGCCAAACCTCAGTGGGTCATCTTCTTGGGCAGCTATGGAGTAGCAGTAGTGAGACTTGGTAATATTTGTTTGGATGGTCAATGTATTTGGTCATCATGACTTAATttctttttgttgtttttttctctctaacCCAAATTAGTTTTCTTATTGTTTAAATTAAATGTTGAATAGTGTGTCGATAACATGATTCATGAGCTTGACTGAACTAATGAAATAAATGTATGAATAAGAATGATATAGTGTCCCCTATACTTCCTATTGCCATAAGAGTAAGTACGGTTATAGAATGGAAATGTATCATTTTGTGGTTTCACCCCTTTGTGACACATTTTTTTACTAGTGTTACTATGTGACAGATTTTAAAATGTGAATAAAATTAGGCCCACCCCTCACACAAATGTTAAATGTATGCAGTGTTGGTCTACCAACACGATTCTGCCTCCATCTATCAGGACATGTCTATTGCAAAATGGTTAGTTCCACATCGATGTGCAAATCCCCCTTGCTCTGCTTATCAACAACTAAAGTGTTAAGAAAGGCAAGACGTGTTGTTAGATCGAATTGGACCTTCGAAGGGAGTCTGGTAATGTGTTGATCTGTGTCGTCTATATCCCTGACAGTCTTTGATCTTGAGATGAGGAGACGGTGCTTGAGTGCTGTATTTGGTATAATTACATACTGCATGCCATGTCACTCCTGCAGTCAGTGAAGGCAAATGGACTGGCGAGATTCACCGAAGACAAATGGACTGGCGAGATTCACCTATCTACACAACGGAAAAAGCTGTGTGAGACATATCTTAGAATTTGTATTTATTGAAGCAGACTCTGCTTAACTGTGCACTGAATTGAACTCTCCCATTTCTGAGACTCTTTGTCCAACACTTGTTTTACCTTTCTTAACTGTGTTTTACTTGATTGACAAAAACTTGATTCTTGCAACAATGAcatcaaaaataaatacatttgttgaAATAATAAGTCAGTTTCTTTTTCAAATGAACACATTTTATTTTATGGGAAAACATGATACAATAACACTGGTTGAATGGAATTATTAACATTGTTTTGGTACCTGTCATTGTTGTCATTGTTTTGGTACCTGTCATACCAAAGTGGTCAAATTGAAACttggggctgatggtagagacctTGCAGTGTGTCAGTGGTCAAATAAATATTTACCTAAAACCAATGAACTATTTCACTTCATACCTCATTTGATTCTTAACGTCCAGAAATTTGTAAAAAATCCCAAATCTACCTGCATTCCTATTTTCTGATGATCAAAAAAACAGCAAATGACAGTGCAATTTGTAAGAAACACCTGTGAGGCATACCCTCTTCATATCCATTATAACAGCTCTTTCTAGCCACCCAGGTCCAGGCCAGGCCTCTCATCAGAACTTCTTGTGATAAAGAGCAACATTTTTGGCACATTCTTAAAGCATTAATGCAATGCATAGAATCATTATTCTTCCACATTTTCATTCTGAACTGTGGATGGGCTTCTATATATTTAATGCTTGTCACAAACTGCCAGATCTGCCTCAAAATAAAACTTACAAAAGTGATTACTACTCTATAACCTTAGTCTTTCTGACACAAATGTATTTTCTTTGGGGGGGAAAGGGGAGTATACTGTTTCTTGAACAGAGGGAATTTGCTGTGAGTAGTTTCACCTTACAAAGCCAATCTGGTTGTCTGTggtggagaggacagacagaccaggagagagatggagggaaagtgcGCACACCTTTGGGGACAGTACCATGGTAGATGGATGGGCACAAACCATTAACCGACGCATACACAGGAAAAGGGACACGACTGGATTACAGTGTTTTCAGAAACAGCAgcaattaaaaaaatgttttttatctATAATGATAATTGCATGTAATATCAAAATCTAGGTAATCCCAGGCACTGGCACTAGTGTTAGCTAGTGCTGGGGACTGGAAGAC
Encoded here:
- the LOC123998647 gene encoding nicalin-1 isoform X3, which gives rise to MFEEASEVFDNMFKSSFPLTFIVFIPAVLILVSPLPTEAAHEFTVYRMQQYDLQGQPYGTRNAILNTEARTVEAEVLSRRCVIMRLVDFSYERYQKALRQSAGAVVIILPKNMSTMPQDIVQFMELEPEMLATETIVPVYFALEDDELLSIYTQTLTTSSSQGSSSAAEVLIHTATANGFQMVTSGAQSKAVSDWAITSLEGRLAGTGGEDLPTIVLVAHYDSFGVAPWLSYGADSNGSGVSMLLELARLFSRLYTYKRTHAGYNLLFFVSGGGKFNYQGTKRWLEDNLDHTDSSLLQDNVAFVLCLDTLGNGDSLHLHVSKPPKEGTTQYALLKELETVASSQYPEVKFSMVHKKINLADDTLAWEHERFGIRRLPAFTLSHLNSHREAQRSSIMDVRSVSPSSRHGVGEPPAGPYVDLRKLSRNTKLIAESLARVIYNLTEKDAPGDLQIFTEQMQVQEEQLSSVVDWLTAQPRAAQLVDKDSSVVSTLEYHLGHYLKDVRRHYVKADKRDPEFVFYDQLKQTMNAYRVKPAIFDLLLAVCIAAYLGVIYLAIQHFGVLYSVVRRITAPKTKQH
- the LOC123998647 gene encoding nicalin-1 isoform X1, with translation MFEEASEVFDNMFKSSFPLTFIVFIPAVLILVSPLPTEAAHEFTVYRMQQYDLQGQPYGTRNAILNTEARTVEAEVLSRRCVIMRLVDFSYERYQKALRQSAGAVVIILPKNMSTMPQDIVQQFMELEPEMLATETIVPVYFALEDDELLSIYTQTLTTSSSQGSSSAAEVLIHTATANGFQMVTSGAQSKAVSDWAITSLEGRLAGTGGEDLPTIVLVAHYDSFGVAPWLSYGADSNGSGVSMLLELARLFSRLYTYKRTHAGYNLLFFVSGGGKFNYQGTKRWLEDNLDHTDSSLLQDNVAFVLCLDTLGNGDSLHLHVSKPPKEGTTQYALLKELETVASSQYPEVKFSMVHKKINLADDTLAWEHERFGIRRLPAFTLSHLNSHREAQRSSIMDVRSVSPSSRHGVGEPPAGPYVDLRKLSRNTKLIAESLARVIYNLTEKDAPGDLQIFTEQMQVQEEQLSSVVDWLTAQPRAAQLVDKDSSVVSTLEYHLGHYLKDVRRHYVKADKRDPEFVFYDQLKQTMNAYRVKPAIFDLLLAVCIAAYLGVIYLAIQHFGVLYSVVRRITAPKTKQH
- the LOC123998647 gene encoding nicalin-1 isoform X4 produces the protein MFEEASEVFDNMFKSSFPLTFIVFIPAVLILVSPLPTEAAHEFTVYRMQQYDLQGQPYGTRNAILNTEARTVEAEVLSRRCVIMRLVDFSYERYQKALRQSAGAVVIILPKNMSTMPQDIVQQFMELEPEMLATETIVPVYFALEDDELLSIYTQTLTTSSSQGSSSAAEVLIHTATANGFQMVTSGAQSKAVSDWAITSLEGRLAGTGGEDLPTIVLVAHYDSFGVAPWLSYGADSNGSGVSMLLELARLFSRLYTYKRTHAGYNLLFFVSGGGKFNYQGTKRWLEDNLDHTDSSLLQDNVAFVLCLDTLGNGDSLHLHVSKPPKEGTTQYALLKELETVASSQYPEVKFSMVHKKINLADDTLAWEHERFGIRRLPAFTLSHLNSHREAQRSSIMDVRPYVDLRKLSRNTKLIAESLARVIYNLTEKDAPGDLQIFTEQMQVQEEQLSSVVDWLTAQPRAAQLVDKDSSVVSTLEYHLGHYLKDVRRHYVKADKRDPEFVFYDQLKQTMNAYRVKPAIFDLLLAVCIAAYLGVIYLAIQHFGVLYSVVRRITAPKTKQH
- the LOC123998647 gene encoding nicalin-1 isoform X2 — translated: MFEEASEVFDNMFKSSFPLTFIVFIPAVLILVSPLPTEAAHEFTVYRMQQYDLQGQPYGTRNAILNTEARTVEAEVLSRRCVIMRLVDFSYERYQKALRQSAGAVVIILPKNMSTMPQDIVQQFMELEPEMLATETIVPVYFALEDDELLSIYTQTLTTSSSQGSSSAAEVLIHTATANGFQMVTSGAQSKAVSDWAITSLEGRLAGTGGEDLPTIVLVAHYDSFGVAPWLSYGADSNGSGVSMLLELARLFSRLYTYKRTHAGYNLLFFVSGGGKFNYQGTKRWLEDNLDHTDSSLLQDNVAFVLCLDTLGNGDSLHLHVSKPPKEGTTQYALLKELETVASSQYPEVKFSMVHKKINLADDTLAWEHERFGIRRLPAFTLSHLNSHREAQRSSIMDVRSVSPSSRHGVGEPPAGPYVDLRKLSRNTKLIAESLARVIYNLTEKDAPGDLQIFTEQMVQEEQLSSVVDWLTAQPRAAQLVDKDSSVVSTLEYHLGHYLKDVRRHYVKADKRDPEFVFYDQLKQTMNAYRVKPAIFDLLLAVCIAAYLGVIYLAIQHFGVLYSVVRRITAPKTKQH